One Azospirillum sp. TSA2s genomic region harbors:
- a CDS encoding SPOR domain-containing protein, with amino-acid sequence MTLQPPPRRAPTLTTPTSKDEMKANGKPSETPPPENEDIAKLLRALNEDLRADPQDEDVEYEEEEPAGRSLPLGKIALALLAAGGIAVGVVYFGSGDPAPVTTATNSSAPMVPAPAITRAPSSPAPAPTAAPTATAPTTESLPAPVQTAPVQSAPVQAAPSAAPPPPVAALPASPPPVLKVPEPPAVPATAPATAPATSPKPRAAAPTETAPAAPAAQKPEPAKPDPAKPEQPAAAPNDSGSLQAMLAPPKDAAKRPPAASAGNGEAKPNAKAPAPSAAPSAAPPAGRYTVQVGTFSVTANADSLAQRLQGGGFQAYTVDWTDSSNRSWRAVRVGGFPDPAAAKREAEQLKSKMGLNPVVVTTR; translated from the coding sequence GTGACGCTCCAGCCACCGCCCCGGCGGGCTCCCACCCTGACGACACCGACTTCCAAGGACGAGATGAAGGCCAACGGCAAACCTTCCGAGACTCCGCCGCCGGAGAACGAGGACATCGCCAAGCTGCTTCGCGCCTTGAACGAGGATCTGCGGGCCGACCCGCAGGACGAGGACGTGGAGTATGAGGAGGAGGAACCGGCGGGCCGCAGCCTGCCGCTGGGCAAGATCGCGCTCGCCCTGCTGGCGGCCGGCGGCATCGCCGTCGGCGTGGTCTATTTCGGCTCGGGCGATCCGGCACCGGTGACGACGGCCACCAACAGTTCGGCGCCGATGGTGCCGGCGCCGGCAATCACCCGCGCGCCCTCCTCCCCGGCCCCCGCACCGACCGCCGCACCGACCGCCACGGCCCCGACGACCGAAAGCCTGCCGGCTCCCGTCCAAACGGCACCGGTTCAGTCGGCACCGGTCCAGGCCGCGCCATCCGCCGCGCCGCCGCCTCCGGTCGCCGCCCTGCCCGCCAGCCCGCCGCCGGTCCTGAAGGTGCCGGAGCCGCCGGCGGTGCCAGCCACCGCCCCTGCCACCGCCCCTGCCACCTCGCCGAAACCGCGGGCCGCCGCCCCGACCGAGACCGCTCCTGCCGCGCCGGCCGCACAAAAGCCGGAGCCGGCGAAGCCCGACCCGGCCAAGCCGGAACAGCCCGCCGCCGCGCCGAACGATTCCGGCTCCCTGCAGGCGATGCTGGCGCCGCCCAAGGATGCCGCGAAGCGCCCGCCTGCGGCATCGGCCGGCAATGGCGAGGCGAAGCCGAACGCCAAGGCCCCAGCCCCGTCGGCAGCCCCCTCCGCCGCGCCGCCGGCCGGGCGCTATACCGTGCAGGTCGGCACCTTCTCGGTGACGGCCAACGCCGATTCGCTGGCGCAGCGGCTGCAAGGCGGCGGCTTCCAGGCCTATACGGTGGACTGGACCGACAGTTCCAACCGGTCCTGGCGCGCCGTGCGCGTCGGCGGCTTCCCCGATCCGGCCGCGGCCAAGCGCGAAGCGGAGCAGTTGAAATCGAAGATGGGGCTCAACCCGGTCGTCGTGACCACGCGCTGA
- a CDS encoding response regulator transcription factor → MKPTILVVDDEPSIVLSLQVLMQRAGFDVRIARDGDEALRSVENFTPDLILLDAMMPKRDGFDVCQTLRTNPAWKSLPIIMLTARSRDVERQKGMALGATDYITKPFSTRDLLTTVRRHLGLTAATGGGEPAP, encoded by the coding sequence ATGAAGCCGACCATCCTGGTTGTCGACGACGAGCCCAGCATCGTCCTGTCGCTCCAGGTCCTCATGCAGCGCGCCGGGTTCGACGTGCGCATCGCCCGCGACGGGGACGAGGCGCTGCGCTCGGTGGAGAATTTCACCCCCGACCTGATCCTGCTCGACGCGATGATGCCGAAGCGCGACGGCTTCGACGTCTGCCAGACCCTGCGGACCAATCCGGCCTGGAAATCGCTGCCCATCATCATGCTGACCGCGCGCAGCCGCGACGTCGAACGGCAGAAGGGCATGGCACTGGGCGCCACCGACTACATCACCAAGCCCTTCTCCACCCGCGACCTGCTGACCACCGTCCGCCGCCATCTGGGCCTGACCGCCGCGACCGGTGGCGGGGAGCCGGCGCCATGA
- a CDS encoding sensor histidine kinase, with product MEVGLDWTAVLIAALAYLFALFAIAHWADRREAAGRSVIASPTVFALSLGVYCTTWTFYGSVGRAATLGIGFLPVYLGPTLLMLLAPLVLRKILQIAKTQRITSIADFLASRYGHSPLLGGLVALTATVGVTPYIALQLKAVAVSFDALTGGGGLGPAEGPFLDHGFLIAAVMALFAIVFGARQIDAAEHHPGMVAAIALESLVKLVAFLAVGLFVVWGLHDGLGSLFEAAAARPDLARLMGSDPALGHTPAGNGPVGNGPWGAWVTTTILSAAAMLCLPRQFQVMVIESVDERHLDRAVWLFPLYLLLINLFVLPVALSGLLSFGGRLDPDLFMVALPLSGGADWLALLAFLGGLSAAAGMIVVESVALSTMLCNDLVMPILLRTRSRALARSADLAPLLLSVRRIAIVAILLFGYAYFRLAGSAYALVSIGLISFTAVAQFAPALIGGLYWRGATRRGAIGGVTAGTLVWVYTLLLPSFARSGWLPASFIADGPWGIAALRPYALFGLEGWDSLAHSLFWTALANIGAYVGLSLFDRPGAAERAQAAAFVDVFQSAPNGAVPLREAPPDWRSAASVGDLTRVVARFLGPQRAERAFTGADPDEPAGPERLRLAERLLAGAIGGASARVALASSVSAGAVEAAELLRMLDETSDVIAHSRELERKTVELERATDALRAANERLTELDRLKDDFLSTVTHELRTPLTSIRALSEILHDDPDLESDQRQEFLAVIIKESERLTRLINQVLDMAKIEAGAIDWRIETIDAGPALAEAVAATEALFLERGITLSVDIPSHLPPVRGDVDRVIQVVVNLLSNAAKFTPPGGRTRLETRLETGFLRVTVSDSGPGVPAQDRELVFDRFRQSGDTLTGKPAGTGLGLAIAKRIVEHLGGRIGVADAPAGPDPESGKGAAFWFTLPLAGSAADVPELGERRE from the coding sequence ATGGAGGTCGGACTGGATTGGACCGCCGTCCTGATCGCCGCCCTCGCCTACCTTTTCGCCCTGTTCGCCATCGCCCATTGGGCCGACCGGCGGGAGGCGGCGGGGCGAAGCGTCATTGCCTCGCCCACCGTCTTCGCGCTGTCGCTGGGCGTCTACTGCACGACCTGGACCTTCTACGGATCGGTCGGGCGGGCGGCGACGCTGGGCATCGGTTTCCTGCCGGTCTATCTGGGCCCCACCCTGCTGATGCTGCTGGCACCGCTGGTTCTGCGCAAGATCCTGCAGATCGCCAAGACGCAGCGCATCACCTCCATCGCCGATTTCCTCGCCAGCCGCTACGGCCACAGCCCGCTGCTGGGCGGGCTGGTGGCATTGACCGCGACCGTGGGCGTGACCCCCTACATCGCCCTGCAATTGAAGGCGGTGGCCGTCAGCTTCGACGCGCTGACCGGCGGCGGCGGGCTGGGTCCGGCGGAAGGTCCGTTTCTCGATCATGGCTTCCTGATCGCGGCGGTGATGGCGCTGTTCGCCATCGTCTTCGGCGCCCGCCAGATCGATGCGGCGGAGCACCATCCCGGCATGGTCGCCGCCATCGCTCTGGAATCCCTGGTCAAGCTGGTGGCTTTCCTGGCGGTCGGGCTGTTCGTCGTCTGGGGTCTGCATGACGGTCTGGGGAGCCTGTTCGAGGCCGCCGCCGCCCGTCCCGACCTCGCCCGCCTGATGGGCAGCGATCCGGCACTCGGCCATACGCCGGCGGGAAACGGGCCAGTGGGAAACGGGCCGTGGGGCGCCTGGGTCACCACCACCATCCTGTCGGCCGCGGCGATGCTGTGCCTGCCGCGCCAGTTCCAGGTGATGGTGATCGAATCGGTGGACGAGCGCCATCTGGACCGGGCGGTCTGGCTGTTCCCGCTCTATCTCCTGCTCATCAACCTGTTCGTGCTGCCGGTTGCCCTGTCGGGGCTGCTGAGCTTCGGTGGACGGCTCGATCCGGACCTGTTCATGGTCGCCCTGCCGCTGAGCGGCGGAGCGGACTGGCTGGCGCTGCTGGCCTTCCTGGGCGGGTTGTCGGCGGCGGCCGGGATGATCGTCGTGGAGTCGGTGGCGCTGTCCACCATGCTGTGCAACGATCTGGTGATGCCGATCCTGCTGCGCACCCGGTCGCGGGCGCTGGCGCGCTCCGCCGATCTGGCGCCGCTGCTGCTGTCGGTCCGGCGCATCGCCATCGTCGCGATCCTGCTGTTCGGCTACGCCTATTTCCGGCTGGCGGGATCGGCCTACGCGCTGGTGTCGATCGGGCTGATCTCCTTCACCGCGGTGGCGCAGTTCGCCCCGGCCCTGATCGGCGGCCTTTACTGGCGCGGAGCGACCCGGCGCGGCGCCATCGGCGGGGTAACGGCCGGGACGCTGGTCTGGGTCTACACCCTGCTGCTGCCCAGCTTCGCGCGGTCGGGCTGGCTGCCGGCCAGCTTCATCGCCGACGGGCCGTGGGGCATCGCCGCCCTGCGGCCCTATGCGCTGTTCGGGCTGGAGGGTTGGGATTCGCTGGCGCATTCCCTGTTCTGGACCGCGCTCGCCAACATCGGTGCTTATGTCGGCCTGTCGCTGTTCGACCGGCCCGGCGCTGCGGAGCGGGCGCAGGCCGCCGCCTTCGTCGATGTCTTCCAGTCGGCGCCGAACGGTGCCGTGCCGCTGCGGGAAGCACCACCGGACTGGCGCAGCGCCGCCAGCGTCGGCGACCTCACCCGCGTGGTCGCCCGTTTCCTCGGGCCCCAGCGCGCCGAGCGCGCCTTCACCGGCGCCGATCCGGACGAGCCGGCCGGGCCGGAACGGCTGCGGCTGGCCGAGCGGCTGCTGGCCGGCGCGATCGGCGGGGCGTCCGCCCGCGTCGCCCTCGCCTCCTCCGTCTCCGCCGGGGCGGTGGAGGCGGCGGAGCTTCTGCGCATGCTGGACGAGACCAGCGACGTCATCGCCCACAGCCGCGAGCTGGAACGCAAGACCGTGGAGCTGGAGCGCGCCACCGACGCCCTGCGCGCCGCCAATGAACGGCTGACCGAGTTGGACCGGCTGAAGGACGATTTCCTGTCCACCGTCACCCACGAACTGCGCACGCCGCTGACCTCGATCCGGGCATTGAGCGAGATCCTGCACGACGACCCCGACCTCGAGTCCGACCAGCGGCAGGAGTTCCTGGCCGTCATCATCAAGGAGAGCGAGCGGCTGACCCGCCTGATCAATCAGGTGCTGGACATGGCGAAGATCGAGGCCGGGGCGATCGACTGGCGGATCGAGACCATCGACGCCGGACCGGCGCTGGCCGAGGCGGTCGCCGCGACGGAGGCGCTGTTCCTGGAGCGCGGCATCACCCTGTCGGTGGACATTCCGAGCCACCTGCCGCCGGTGCGCGGCGACGTCGACCGGGTGATCCAGGTGGTCGTCAACCTGCTGTCCAACGCCGCCAAATTCACGCCGCCCGGCGGCCGGACCCGGCTGGAGACCCGGTTGGAAACTGGCTTCCTGCGGGTGACCGTGAGCGACAGCGGACCCGGCGTTCCGGCGCAGGACCGCGAACTGGTGTTCGACCGCTTCCGCCAGTCCGGCGACACGCTGACCGGCAAGCCGGCCGGCACCGGCCTGGGGTTGGCCATTGCCAAGCGAATCGTCGAGCATCTCGGCGGCCGGATCGGGGTGGCGGACGCGCCGGCCGGGCCGGACCCCGAGTCGGGCAAGGGCGCCGCATTCTGGTTCACCCTGCCGCTCGCCGGGAGCGCGGCCGATGTCCCGGAGCTTGGAGAGCGGCGGGAGTGA
- a CDS encoding lipid A deacylase LpxR family protein, whose amino-acid sequence MVTNSGPALAAAFATLLLTASAAISAANAQETTPPPGDEPATSGPAIGFWIDNDLFGGGTDRYYTNGFQFYYFSGARPTYGNIDWLANLVPWIEPGGVRRYGFAFGQNMYTPSNLSARNPDPKDRPYAGWLYGRLSVLNEAPTAVDRFDLDLGMVGPASLAEQTQKTVHKIVDGATYPEGWNYQLRDEPGVVLSYEHVWRDEKPNSLGPVEWDFSPHVAGSLGNVLTFAAAGATVRLGGNMPPPVGALVNRPTSSIPYQDNPYSERPGRFSWYVYASAEGRAVVRNIFLDGNTFRESRSVAKHPFVGSMQAGLTLRYGRYGLTYAQTLQTPEFHGQKSLTNYGSLRLSVQF is encoded by the coding sequence ATGGTGACGAACAGCGGCCCCGCTTTGGCCGCGGCATTTGCGACCCTGCTGCTGACGGCATCGGCGGCCATATCGGCGGCGAACGCGCAGGAAACCACCCCTCCCCCCGGCGATGAGCCGGCGACCTCCGGCCCGGCCATCGGCTTCTGGATCGACAACGACCTGTTCGGCGGCGGGACCGACCGCTATTACACGAATGGATTCCAATTCTATTACTTCTCGGGCGCACGGCCGACCTACGGCAACATCGACTGGCTGGCCAATCTGGTGCCGTGGATCGAGCCTGGCGGGGTGCGGCGCTATGGCTTCGCCTTCGGCCAGAACATGTATACGCCCAGCAATCTGAGTGCCCGCAACCCGGACCCCAAGGACCGGCCCTATGCCGGCTGGCTCTATGGCCGGCTGTCGGTGCTGAACGAGGCGCCGACTGCGGTGGACCGCTTCGACCTAGACCTCGGCATGGTCGGCCCGGCTTCGCTGGCGGAGCAGACGCAAAAGACGGTCCACAAGATCGTCGACGGCGCCACCTATCCGGAGGGCTGGAATTATCAGCTGCGTGACGAGCCGGGCGTGGTCCTGAGCTACGAGCATGTCTGGCGCGACGAGAAGCCGAACAGCCTCGGCCCGGTGGAGTGGGACTTCAGCCCCCATGTCGCCGGCAGCCTGGGCAATGTCCTGACCTTCGCCGCGGCCGGGGCTACCGTCCGGCTGGGCGGCAACATGCCGCCGCCGGTGGGCGCGCTGGTGAATCGCCCAACCTCCAGCATCCCCTACCAGGACAATCCCTATTCGGAGCGGCCGGGGCGCTTTTCCTGGTATGTCTACGCCAGCGCCGAAGGGCGGGCGGTGGTGCGCAACATCTTCCTGGACGGCAACACGTTCCGCGAAAGCCGGTCGGTCGCCAAGCATCCCTTCGTCGGCAGCATGCAGGCCGGCCTGACCCTGCGTTACGGCCGCTATGGCCTGACCTATGCCCAGACCCTGCAGACGCCGGAGTTCCACGGCCAAAAATCGCTGACCAACTACGGTTCCCTGCGTCTGTCGGTCCAGTTCTGA
- a CDS encoding DUF4337 domain-containing protein gives MEAAEVKDLIDEAHEREEAKRRAAGRHHSEDREEGGHGVKTSTAIYISVLAAVLAIVSVAGSNAGKELMASAIEASDSFAYYQAKTQRQISLRLAADEIELLSAGMPADAQAKALQRSAEYRQSAERMEADEGKNSRKDLLGKAKAAELRRDHAAAQDPYFDFAEGMLQLAIVLASVFAITNKGFILWTSRALAAAGVLMAADGFTLILPLPFL, from the coding sequence ATGGAAGCAGCCGAAGTGAAGGACCTGATCGACGAAGCGCATGAGCGGGAGGAGGCCAAGCGCCGTGCCGCCGGACGGCACCATTCGGAAGACAGGGAAGAGGGCGGGCATGGGGTGAAGACCTCCACCGCCATCTACATCTCGGTCCTGGCGGCGGTGCTCGCCATCGTCAGCGTCGCCGGTTCCAACGCCGGCAAGGAACTGATGGCCAGCGCCATCGAGGCGTCGGACAGCTTCGCCTACTATCAGGCCAAGACCCAGCGCCAGATCAGCCTGCGGCTTGCCGCCGACGAGATCGAGCTGCTGTCCGCCGGCATGCCGGCCGACGCGCAGGCCAAGGCGCTGCAGCGCTCCGCCGAATACCGCCAGTCGGCCGAACGGATGGAGGCGGACGAGGGCAAGAACAGCCGCAAGGACCTGCTGGGCAAGGCGAAGGCGGCGGAGTTGCGGCGCGACCATGCCGCGGCCCAGGACCCTTATTTCGACTTTGCCGAGGGCATGCTGCAGCTCGCCATCGTGCTGGCGTCGGTCTTCGCCATCACCAACAAGGGCTTCATCCTGTGGACCAGCCGCGCGCTGGCTGCGGCGGGGGTGCTGATGGCGGCCGACGGCTTCACCCTGATCCTGCCGCTGCCCTTCCTCTGA
- a CDS encoding exonuclease domain-containing protein, whose product MTAPAPSATPLPRRMIPLAFRAAGFGLVALAVGLAAAVRGSDASDPLLTYAVVMTAACATAVWGLWLAVDRFLLRAAETLSREAGLIAHGNAEGAVGGRVPLARYGDLLPIARAVNELSDKLAQVRRDIARTVADHTAKAEEQKTQLAAVLRDLHEGVLVCNTKHQILLYNQTALDILHLAGDLGLGRSLLHFVVAEPVTHTLERLTLRVREGRHLNHEHGTTAQFVGATTDGRILLEGRMSAILQDPNPTSEEPPTITGYVLTLSDATSELAALGQRDALLREATEGFRAPIANLRAAVETLYDAPDLGPGDRAAFESAMLESCDSLSQRLERVTTAYRNVVTGSWPMSDIHSNNLINLVAHRVGAETATTVTLTGLPQWVHGDSHSLVLLFAYLIGRVQALTGATAFDLEAAGPQDGDRWVYLDLVWEGPAVPSATLDGWLDQTLPGGLGGLSAGDVLQHHRSTAWSEPLPNDLPGSAGRARLRVPLPPAQSPRTAQPRARAGARPEFFDFGLLHQPLATSELGRTPLDRLHYVVFDTETTGLSPSTGDEIIQIAAVRVVGGRILTGETFNTLVDPRRPIPPESIPFHGITDGMVAGKPTIDAVLPQFRSFVSGAVMVAHNAAFDLKFLKMKERAAGVSFDCPVLDTMLLSRMLLGNDGDHTLDGIAERLGIAVVDRHTALGDSLVTAAIFLRMVEMLRERDVRTLDDAIRGANILVELAARERAF is encoded by the coding sequence ATGACCGCCCCGGCGCCCTCAGCCACTCCCCTGCCCCGACGCATGATCCCGCTGGCCTTCCGCGCCGCCGGCTTCGGTCTGGTGGCGCTGGCGGTCGGTCTGGCGGCGGCGGTGCGCGGGTCGGACGCTTCGGACCCGCTGCTGACCTATGCCGTGGTGATGACGGCGGCCTGCGCCACGGCGGTGTGGGGGCTCTGGCTGGCGGTCGACCGCTTCCTGCTGCGCGCCGCCGAGACCCTGAGCCGCGAGGCCGGGCTGATCGCCCATGGCAATGCGGAGGGGGCCGTCGGCGGCCGGGTGCCGCTCGCCCGCTATGGCGACCTGCTGCCCATCGCCCGCGCGGTGAACGAGCTGTCGGACAAGCTGGCCCAGGTCCGCCGCGACATCGCCCGCACCGTCGCCGACCACACCGCCAAGGCGGAGGAGCAGAAGACCCAACTCGCCGCCGTCCTGCGCGACCTGCACGAAGGCGTTCTGGTCTGCAACACCAAGCACCAGATCCTGCTCTACAACCAGACCGCCCTCGACATCCTCCACCTTGCCGGTGACCTCGGGCTGGGCCGCTCGCTTCTGCATTTCGTGGTGGCGGAGCCGGTGACCCACACGCTGGAACGGCTGACCCTGCGCGTCCGCGAAGGGCGGCACCTCAACCACGAGCACGGCACAACCGCCCAGTTCGTCGGCGCCACCACCGACGGCCGCATCCTGCTGGAAGGCCGGATGAGCGCCATTCTGCAGGATCCCAATCCGACCTCCGAAGAGCCGCCGACCATCACCGGCTATGTGCTGACCCTGTCCGACGCCACCAGCGAGCTGGCCGCGCTTGGCCAGCGCGACGCCCTGCTGCGCGAGGCGACAGAGGGATTCCGCGCCCCCATCGCCAACCTGCGGGCGGCGGTGGAGACTCTGTACGACGCCCCCGACCTCGGCCCCGGCGACCGCGCCGCCTTCGAAAGCGCGATGCTGGAATCCTGCGACAGCCTGTCGCAAAGGTTGGAGCGGGTGACGACCGCCTACCGCAACGTCGTCACCGGCAGCTGGCCGATGAGCGACATCCACTCCAACAACCTGATCAACCTCGTGGCCCACCGGGTTGGGGCGGAGACCGCCACCACGGTCACGCTGACCGGCCTGCCGCAATGGGTGCATGGCGACAGCCACAGCCTCGTCCTGCTGTTCGCCTATCTGATCGGGCGGGTGCAGGCGCTGACCGGCGCCACCGCCTTCGACCTGGAGGCCGCCGGGCCGCAGGACGGCGACCGCTGGGTCTATCTCGACCTCGTGTGGGAAGGGCCGGCGGTGCCAAGCGCCACGCTGGACGGCTGGCTGGACCAGACGCTGCCCGGCGGCCTCGGCGGCCTCAGCGCCGGCGACGTGCTGCAGCACCACCGCAGCACCGCCTGGAGCGAGCCGCTGCCGAACGACCTGCCCGGCAGTGCCGGCCGCGCCCGGCTGCGCGTGCCGCTGCCGCCGGCACAGTCGCCACGCACCGCCCAGCCGCGCGCACGGGCCGGCGCCCGCCCCGAGTTCTTCGATTTCGGGCTGCTGCACCAGCCTCTGGCGACCAGCGAGCTTGGCCGCACGCCGCTGGACCGGCTGCATTACGTGGTGTTCGATACCGAGACCACTGGCCTCTCGCCCAGCACCGGCGACGAGATCATCCAGATCGCCGCGGTCCGCGTCGTCGGCGGGCGCATCCTGACCGGCGAGACCTTCAACACGCTGGTCGATCCACGGCGGCCGATCCCGCCGGAATCGATCCCCTTCCACGGCATCACCGACGGCATGGTGGCGGGCAAGCCGACCATCGACGCCGTGCTGCCGCAGTTCCGCAGCTTCGTCTCCGGCGCGGTGATGGTGGCGCACAACGCCGCCTTCGACCTGAAATTCCTGAAGATGAAGGAACGGGCGGCGGGGGTGTCCTTCGACTGCCCGGTGCTGGACACCATGCTGCTGTCCCGCATGCTGCTGGGCAATGACGGCGACCACACGCTGGACGGCATCGCCGAACGGCTGGGCATCGCGGTGGTCGACCGCCACACCGCGCTGGGCGACAGTCTGGTCACCGCCGCGATCTTCCTGCGGATGGTCGAGATGCTGCGCGAGCGCGACGTGCGGACGCTGGACGACGCCATCCGCGGCGCCAACATCCTGGTCGAACTCGCTGCCCGGGAACGCGCCTTTTGA
- a CDS encoding septation protein A, which yields MNQFARLAIEAGPLAAFFVANSQAGIMTGTAVFMVAITIAVAVSWRLERRIPIMPVVGAGFVLLFGGLTLWLQDDLFIKIKPTLVNLLFAIVLFVAHAMRRNVMKRLLGTVLSLSDDGWRTLGIRWAWFFLLLAVLNEVVWRNFTTDMWVNFKVFGIMPLTLLFSAFQAPLIMRHQLPEEPAESGPAA from the coding sequence ATGAACCAGTTCGCACGCCTGGCGATCGAGGCCGGCCCGCTCGCCGCCTTCTTCGTTGCCAATTCGCAGGCCGGCATCATGACCGGCACAGCGGTCTTCATGGTCGCCATCACCATCGCGGTGGCGGTGTCCTGGCGGCTGGAACGCCGCATCCCGATCATGCCGGTGGTCGGCGCCGGATTCGTGCTGCTGTTCGGCGGCCTGACGCTGTGGCTGCAGGACGACCTGTTCATCAAGATCAAGCCGACCCTGGTCAATCTGCTGTTCGCCATCGTCCTGTTCGTCGCCCATGCGATGCGGCGCAATGTGATGAAGCGCCTGCTCGGCACGGTGCTGAGTCTGTCGGACGACGGCTGGCGCACGCTGGGCATCCGCTGGGCCTGGTTCTTCCTGCTGCTGGCGGTGCTGAACGAGGTGGTGTGGCGCAACTTCACCACCGACATGTGGGTCAACTTCAAGGTGTTCGGCATCATGCCGCTGACCTTGCTGTTCAGCGCCTTCCAGGCGCCGCTGATCATGCGCCACCAACTGCCGGAGGAACCGGCGGAAAGCGGCCCGGCGGCCTGA
- a CDS encoding response regulator, which produces MGKILVVDDERDVQTLIMQRFRRAVRAGELEFLFAHDGKEALETLRSRPDIDMVLSDINMPGMDGLTLLDHLPQVNADIRAVMVSAYGDLGNVRAAMNRGAFDFIIKPIDFADLEATIHKTLEACRSVRRLRDALQETRTAEAASRAQAARLRRVLDGSPIGVTIITESGELLYCNQRCTDLFGVPAETLQLHCAPTLFRHVQDRLTGRPSETEALSASEEIHYVREDGRTVWMAMSVDRTNYESKPVFIVWLYDITERKVQAEALRRAKDSAEQALADLERMQSDLIRAEKMAVIGQLIAAVAHEINTPVGIALTAATHLQTASEAIILTFNGGQLRKSDFQEYIGTASEVSTLLVANIERAAALIQSLKLVTEGKANSPRSRFDLRDYLSDIVLAVQVQPAASRHQLVLDCPDGIALDTYPGALTEVLLALLTNAFAHAFETEQAPAVAVEGVGAMAAGGADGLEEGPDGSRNRRGRVTVSVRLLDNERIELGVSDNGRGIPADIQPRLFQPFATTRRGSGSMGLGLYAAFNLVTGKLGGEIDIDSVVGRGTTVILRLPLDAP; this is translated from the coding sequence ATGGGCAAGATACTGGTTGTCGACGACGAGCGGGACGTCCAGACGCTGATCATGCAGCGTTTCCGCCGCGCCGTACGTGCCGGCGAACTGGAATTCCTGTTCGCCCATGACGGCAAGGAGGCGCTGGAGACCCTGCGCTCCCGGCCCGACATCGACATGGTTCTGAGCGACATCAACATGCCGGGCATGGATGGGCTGACCTTGTTGGACCATCTGCCGCAGGTGAATGCCGACATCCGGGCGGTGATGGTGTCGGCCTACGGCGATCTCGGCAATGTCCGCGCGGCGATGAACCGCGGCGCCTTCGACTTCATCATCAAACCCATCGACTTCGCCGATCTGGAAGCCACCATCCACAAGACGCTGGAGGCCTGCCGTTCCGTGCGCCGGCTGCGCGACGCGCTGCAGGAAACCCGGACGGCGGAGGCGGCGTCGCGCGCCCAGGCCGCCCGCCTGCGCCGGGTCCTGGACGGCAGCCCGATCGGCGTGACGATCATCACGGAAAGCGGCGAGCTGCTTTACTGCAACCAGCGTTGCACCGACCTGTTCGGCGTGCCGGCGGAGACGCTGCAGCTTCACTGCGCCCCCACCCTGTTCCGCCATGTCCAGGACCGGCTGACGGGGCGGCCATCGGAAACCGAGGCCCTGTCGGCTTCGGAAGAGATCCATTACGTGCGCGAGGACGGGCGCACGGTGTGGATGGCGATGTCCGTCGACCGCACCAACTATGAAAGCAAACCGGTCTTCATCGTCTGGCTCTATGACATCACCGAACGCAAGGTGCAGGCGGAAGCGTTGCGCCGTGCCAAGGATTCGGCCGAACAGGCGCTGGCCGATCTGGAACGCATGCAGTCCGACCTGATCCGGGCGGAGAAGATGGCGGTGATCGGACAGCTGATCGCCGCGGTCGCGCACGAGATCAACACGCCCGTCGGCATCGCGCTGACCGCAGCGACCCATCTGCAGACCGCGTCGGAAGCGATCATCCTGACCTTCAACGGCGGACAGCTGCGCAAAAGCGATTTTCAGGAGTATATCGGCACGGCCAGCGAGGTTTCGACGCTTCTGGTCGCGAACATCGAACGCGCCGCCGCCCTGATCCAGAGCCTGAAACTGGTGACGGAGGGCAAGGCCAACTCCCCGCGCAGCCGCTTCGACCTTCGCGACTATCTGTCCGACATCGTGCTGGCGGTGCAGGTGCAGCCGGCCGCGTCCAGGCACCAGCTTGTGCTGGACTGCCCCGACGGCATTGCCCTCGACACCTATCCCGGCGCGCTGACCGAGGTGCTTCTGGCCCTGCTGACCAATGCCTTCGCCCACGCCTTCGAGACGGAACAGGCCCCGGCCGTCGCCGTGGAAGGCGTCGGTGCGATGGCCGCCGGCGGAGCCGATGGTCTGGAAGAGGGGCCGGATGGCAGCCGGAACCGCCGGGGCCGGGTCACGGTTTCGGTCCGGCTGCTCGACAACGAGCGGATCGAACTTGGCGTGTCCGACAACGGCCGCGGCATCCCGGCCGACATCCAGCCGCGGCTGTTCCAGCCCTTCGCCACCACCCGGCGCGGATCGGGCAGCATGGGGCTGGGGCTTTATGCGGCGTTCAACCTCGTTACCGGCAAGCTGGGCGGCGAGATCGACATCGACAGCGTGGTCGGCCGTGGAACGACCGTGATCCTGCGCCTGCCGCTGGATGCCCCCTGA
- a CDS encoding twin-arginine translocase TatA/TatE family subunit produces the protein MGSFSIWHWLIVLVIVLLLFGAGKLPNVMGDIAKGVKAFKAGLKDEDEANPPAATTAQAPPAAINPAPTQPVQTQPADPAKPHQG, from the coding sequence ATGGGCAGTTTCAGCATCTGGCACTGGTTGATCGTTCTGGTCATCGTGCTTCTCCTGTTCGGCGCCGGCAAGCTGCCCAACGTGATGGGCGACATCGCCAAGGGCGTGAAGGCCTTCAAGGCCGGCCTGAAGGACGAGGACGAGGCCAATCCGCCCGCGGCGACCACCGCCCAGGCCCCTCCCGCCGCGATCAACCCGGCCCCCACGCAGCCGGTCCAGACTCAGCCCGCCGATCCGGCCAAGCCGCACCAGGGCTGA